DNA from Streptococcus parasuis:
TAGTCTATTATTGCAGTTGTTATTTATCATTTTGATTACTAAGCCGGTGAATATTGTTTTTAAACTCTTCTTCAGCAAATATCAGGTAACGGAAGGAGAGGAAGAGTTGACTGTGACAGGTGCAGGTGCCTTGATTGGCCAATTAGAACGCTTGATTATGGGGATTTTTCTACTCATGGGGCAATTTACAGCTATTGGTTTGGTATTTACCGCAAAATCCATCGCACGCTATGATAAAATATCCAAAAGCCAAGCCTTTGCTGAATACTATTTGATTGGTTCGCTGTTTAGTATCATCAGTGTCCTGCTTGCTTATATTTTATTAGTAATATAAATTTTTAAAACTTTACATACAATAAGTTATGTAAAGTTTTTTAGATAACTTATTAACTACATACTTGACTATGCAAACATTGCAAGTTTCAAGTGCTATATGAACCATTTTGTTCGTTTTTTTATGATAGTCTGTGATATAATGGTAAAATGGCCCAGAATTTTATCAGATATTTGTAGGTACAATTTTAAGCTAAACTATAAAAAATTACTCTTTACCAAGTGAAAAGAAATGAAAAATAGGAGCATCTAACATGACAAATTTTGCCATTCTTATTCCGGCATATCAACCCGATTCAAAGTTAAATAAGCTAATAAAGATATTACACTTGATTCATATTTTCAAAATGTTCAAATAGTTGTTGTAGATGACGGGAGTGGAAGAGAATATGATCCGATTTTTAATGCGATTAGCTCAAGTACTAGTCTCATTCGGTACGATAAAAATGAGGGAAAAGGTTTTGCTCTAAAAACAGGATTCAAATTTATTAAGGATCATCTGAAATCAGTAGAAGCAGTCGTAACGATTGATGCAGATGGCCAACACACTGTTGGTGATACAAAAAAATGTTTACAAGAATATGAACGAAACGCTCAAAGGGATCCCCTAATACTAGGTTCTAGAAATTTTGGAAAAAATATTCCACTAAGAAGTAAGATTGGAAATCTAATGACACGCGATGTCTTAAGTTTGTCCCTTGGATTAGATATTTCTGATACTCAAACAGGACTTCGGGTTATTCCAACGACCTACTTTGATAAGATGATTTTGTTGGAAGGGAATCGATATGAATTTGAAATGCAGATGCTCTTGTTTGCAAAAGAAAATAACGTACCCATTATCGAAGTTCCTATTGAAACCATTTATATCAACGAGAATGAATCTTCTCACTTTAATCCAATTATGGACTCGATAAAAATATATAAAACCTTTTTGAAGTTTATTCTATCGTCAGCAAGCTCGTTTATAGTTGATATTTCTGCCTTCAGTTTGATTGTATTCCTTATTGGAAATCAGCATACAGATACAATTTTTATTGCGTCATTCTTATCTCGTTTTTTATCATCTCTATTTAATTTTATGATGAATAAAGCATTTGTATTTCAAAAGGGAGATAAGACAAGTATTTTAAAATATTTTATGTTAGTAATTGGACAAATATCTGTATCTGCTCTGCTTGTTACCTTAGGAAATCATCTATTTCCTGGGGTACAATTATCACTTGTTAAAGTAGTGGTTGATACTATCTTATTTATGATTAGTTATAAAATTCAGAAAAAGTATATCTTTACCAAAAAAGCGGGGATATAAGGTGTTTAAAAGTAAAAAAATTAATCTGATAGTTTACATTTTAGCTTTCTTAACCAGTATTATCTATTTGGGTTGGCGAATTATCTATACCATTCCTTGGGAAGACTCACCTCTATCATATATTTTTGGGGTTATTCTGTGGCTCTGTGAATTAGTTTCATACTCTTCTGCCTTCGTTTTGATTGCCAATAAAAGCAAAACGTTTAATCTTGAAAAAGGTGAACTGACAGCAGAGAATATGCCTGACATTGATGTTTTTATTGCAACTCATAACGAAGACTACACCATCGTGTATAAAACCCTAAACGCCTGTGTACAAATGGATTATCCAGATAAAATAAAGTCCATATCTACATTGCAGATGATACAAATCGACCTGAAATAAAGGCGCTGGCAGAGGAGTTTAATGTTGGTTATTGTGGTCTGGAGAATAATAAACATGCTAAATCGGGAAATTTGAATAATGCACTTAGCCAAACAAACTCTCCTTATATCGCTACATTTGATGCAGATATGATTCCTTATAAAGAATTCTTGCTAGAGACAGTCCCATATTTTTTAGCAGATAGAGAAAATCAGAAACCAATCGGTCTGATTGAACAGCTCCCTGTCAAGTGGACAATGAAATAATAAATGATTAGGCGACGGCCTTGTTCCTCATTTCAAGAGGGGCAAGGCCGTTGTTGCGTTCTTGAAATCGTTGATGATTATAAAAATAGATGTAGGCATCAATATCTGACACCAGCTCCTCAAAAGTCTTATACTTCTTCAAATCATAGCACTCCGTCTTAAAGTGCCCAAAGAAGCTCTCAATTGGTGCGTTGTCAATACACTTACCAACACGAGACATGGAGCGGGTCATCTGATACTTGGTCGTTAAACGGTAATAATCTTTCGAAGTATATTGCGAACCTCGGTCGCTGTGAATCAATGGTGTCGCTTCAGGATTAGCTTTTCGGGCTTTACGAAGTGTTTCTAATACCAATTCATTATCATTCAACTGACCGACCACATAAGCGACAATTGAGCCGTCGTAGAGGTCCTTAATAGCACTCAAATAGGCCTTACAACTGAGACCGTACTTCAAGAAAGTCACATCTGTACACCATTTCTGATTGGGGGCAGTAGCTGTAAAATCACGGTTGAGAATGTTGTCTTCTACATTGACAAAGCTGGTCTTGGTACAGTAGCCCTTAGCTCTTCTGATAATGGAACGAATGCCTAAAATGTGCATCAATCGTCGAATCCGTTTCTTGTTGCAGCTTGTTCCAAGCTTGCGATTGACAAATAGCGTCATACGACGATAACCAAGAATACCATTATGTTGGCTATGAAGTTCCTTGATGACATTCATCAATCCTAAATTTTCCTGTTCAGAAGCTGTTTCCTGGTGTTGTAACCACTTATAGTAGCCTGAGCGAGATACCTTTAGAATACGGCACAAGTGGCTGATAGAAGCCTCTTCCTGTTCTTCCGCATATTCTTTAATCGCTTGGAAGGATTCCAAGTGGCGACCTAGTCTTACCGTCGGTTTCGTCGCTTGATTTCTTCTAACTTTTTTAGCAGGCCGTTCTCCATTTCAAGATACTTAATCCGTTCTTCCTGTTGCTTGATTTTTAGGCGTAACTCTTCTTCCGAAGTTAGATTAGGCTTACTTTCCAAACCTTTTCCACGACGGTCGAGGAGGCCGTTAGAACCGTCCTTCTCAAACTTTCTGACCCACGAATAGACCTGTTGGTAGGAAACCCCATACTTCTCAACAGCCCCTTGGTAATCTTTCTCGTGGGCAAGGGTAAAATTGACAATCTCAACCCGTTCGTCAAATGTTGTCTTGCGTCCTTGTTTCATGCGACTCATTCCTCTACTAGTAGCTTTCAATTCTTTACCACTAGTATAACTTTTTATCCATGATCTGAGAACACGAGGGTCAGAAATTCCATATTTTTTGGTCAGATCTTTGAGACTTCCCAAACCATCAAGATAGTCGGAAACAGCTTGTTCCTTTAGTTCCTTACTATACTTCATCCAGCGACGGCTTTCCTCTAGCCCCTCAACACCAGCTTCTTTGTATTTCCGAACCCAGTTTGATAGGGTGTCTTTAGAAATACCTTGGTTTCTAGTTAACCAACTAAGTGATTTCCCTTCTTCCGAGTGAAGTAGAACAAGTTCTAGTTTCTCAGAGACAGATTTTGGACTTCTTTTGGACATGATAAAACTCCCTTTATAGTTTCTAGTGAAAATTTTTGTTTTTTCACTGTCCACTATAAGGGGAGTATATCAGATTCAGACTCCCCAGAGTTTTTATAACCCAGATATTTTTCAATTTCATTTTTATTCAGAAGATAAACTTCCAAATGAACAAGATTTCTTTTCAAAGAGTGTCAATGTCTTGAATAATACCAGAGGAGCGGCAGTCTACACAGGATCTAATACTTTATTAAGTAGACAAGCGATAGAAGATGCAGGTGGATTTCCAGTTGGCACCATAACTGAAGATTTCGAATTAGGTGTTCGGATGAATATTGCTGGATATTTAAATTATTCGACTACTAAACCAATGGCTAGCGGATTAACTCCTACTGACTTACGTAGTGTTGTGAAGCAGCGCGTTCGGTGGGGAAGAGGGGTTATCAAAAGCAGTTATAATACAAATATTTTTTTCAATCCAAAACTATCTTTAGGACAGCGAGTTGTCTATGTTAATGGCTACCTTTATTGGAGTTCATTCTTCAGACGTTTGGTTTATATCCTTGCCCCGATACTTTATACGGTATTTCACATGCGAATTGTAAAGGCAAATGTTTGGTTATTGCTTATCTATTGGTTGCCATCTTATGTATTTTCAAAACTTGCTATGAGAGATGTAACAGATACCTATCGAACTCAGACATGGGGAGAAATTGTGGAAACTGTATTTGCACCTTATCTCGTATTGCCTTTGTTCTTTGAGTCAATCGGAATCAGTGAGAAAAAATTTAAAGTGACTTCAAAAGACATTAGCGACCGAAATTTTGATTATATGTTTGCCTTGCCCTATTTTATTCTTTGGGTGTTATCTGTTTATGGGTTAATCACTTTTAATATTGGAAAATATGG
Protein-coding regions in this window:
- a CDS encoding GtrA family protein — translated: MTRDVLSLSLGLDISDTQTGLRVIPTTYFDKMILLEGNRYEFEMQMLLFAKENNVPIIEVPIETIYINENESSHFNPIMDSIKIYKTFLKFILSSASSFIVDISAFSLIVFLIGNQHTDTIFIASFLSRFLSSLFNFMMNKAFVFQKGDKTSILKYFMLVIGQISVSALLVTLGNHLFPGVQLSLVKVVVDTILFMISYKIQKKYIFTKKAGI
- a CDS encoding glycosyltransferase; the encoded protein is MAEEFNVGYCGLENNKHAKSGNLNNALSQTNSPYIATFDADMIPYKEFLLETVPYFLADRENQKPIGLIEQLPVKWTMK
- a CDS encoding IS3 family transposase (programmed frameshift) is translated as MSKRSPKSVSEKLELVLLHSEEGKSLSWLTRNQGISKDTLSNWVRKYKEAGVEGLEESRRWMKYSKELKEQAVSDYLDGLGSLKDLTKKYGISDPRVLRSWIKSYTSGKELKATSRGMSRMKQGRKTTFDERVEIVNFTLAHEKDYQGAVEKYGVSYQQVYSWVRKFEKDGSNGLLDRRGKGLESKPNLTSEEELRLKIKQQEERIKYLEMENGLPKKVRRNQATKPTVRLGRHLESFQAIKEYAEEQEEASISHLCRILKVSRSGYYKWLQHQETASEQENLGLMNVIKELHSQHNGILGYRRMTLFVNRKLGTSCNKKRIRRLMHILGIRSIIRRAKGYCTKTSFVNVEDNILNRDFTATAPNQKWCTDVTFLKYGLSCKAYLSAIKDLYDGSIVAYVVGQLNDNELVLETLRKARKANPEATPLIHSDRGSQYTSKDYYRLTTKYQMTRSMSRVGKCIDNAPIESFFGHFKTECYDLKKYKTFEELVSDIDAYIYFYNHQRFQERNNGLAPLEMRNKAVA
- a CDS encoding glycosyltransferase family 2 protein, whose translation is MKIFVFSLSTIRGVYQIQTPQSFYNPDIFQFHFYSEDKLPNEQDFFSKSVNVLNNTRGAAVYTGSNTLLSRQAIEDAGGFPVGTITEDFELGVRMNIAGYLNYSTTKPMASGLTPTDLRSVVKQRVRWGRGVIKSSYNTNIFFNPKLSLGQRVVYVNGYLYWSSFFRRLVYILAPILYTVFHMRIVKANVWLLLIYWLPSYVFSKLAMRDVTDTYRTQTWGEIVETVFAPYLVLPLFFESIGISEKKFKVTSKDISDRNFDYMFALPYFILWVLSVYGLITFNIGKYGSELFYGSVISFWLIHHLINLTFALFATLGRPIYRTEERFLVDDEAVVDISGLKEDVTLVDVSEHGLSFISRRPLYIKEHVSISLNNGLYSFTVNGRLARIVDQDNMWLYAIRIDDSLDEKNKKSYYHYIFDRTNDYLTKERDSWVTIWDDLSNNLLQRFYLLKQRSSTQKNINSTMPKIQTKYPILIQNQSFDLISFDGNQVELWGENIQSLPETFIYETEKIKLHFNKLHHQLFSQTTIYSIERMEEVCMGGIQQFYDELYKEKIDVSH